The Clostridiales bacterium FE2011 sequence GCGGAACAGATTGATGAAAACCTGCGGATCTTCGATACTGTGGATACCGGCATCATGAGTGAGGAAGAACTGAAGCTCATGGACGATGTTCGTGCTGCCTACATCAGCCGCACCAAGATCGGCTGCACCGGCTGCCGCTACTGCATGCCCTGTCCCAACGGCGTCAACATTCCCGGTCTGTTCTCCGTCTGGAACAATGTGTCCCTCTACGGTATTGACCCAAAGGAAGATTGGGGGTTCAGGATGATCATGAAGAATGATGCCGGTGCAGATAAGTGTCTCGCCTGCGGTGCCTGTGAAGCCGCATGCCCCCAGCACCTGAACATTATCGACAGCCTGAGCACCGCCTGGAGCGAGTTGAACCCTTAATGATGTAATGAATATCTGAAAGGAAATTTCTGCCAGCATGAATAATTTTACCTTCTATTCTCCCACCTGTTTCGTCTTCGGTAAGGATTCTGAAAGCCAGGCCGGTGCGCTGGTCAGGCGTTTCGGCGGAAGCCGTGTCCTCATCCACTTCGGCGGCGGCAGCGCCCTGCGTTCCGGTTTGATCGACCGGGTGGAAGCCTCCCTGGAAGCTGCGGGCATCACCAGTTTCCGCCTCGGCGGCGTAAAACCCAATCCCCGCAGCGGTCTGGTTTATGAAGGCATAGAACTCTGCCGCAGGGAAAAGATCGATTTCATTCTCGCCGTCGGCGGTGGTTCTTCCATTGACTCTGCCAAGGCAATTGCTGCCGGTACTGTCTATGACGGAGACTTCTGGGATTTCTACAGCGGCAAGCCGATTACTGAAGCACTTCCCGTCGGTACTGTGCTGACCATCTCCGCCGCGGGCAGCGAAGGCAGCCCGGACAGCGTCATCACGCTGGAAAACGGCATGTATAAACGGGGTGCCAGCGGTGATGCCATCCGTCCGAAGTTCTCTATCCTGAATCCCGCCCTGACCCAGACGCTGCCGGCTTTCCAGACAGCCGCCGGCATCACGGACATCATGGCCCACCTGTATGAGCGCTACCTCACCAACACCAAAGAGGTGGAAGTCACCGACCGGATGATCGAAGCGCTACTGCTGACCATGATTCACGAAGGTCCGCGGGTCATCGCTGATCCGAATAACTATGAAGCCCGTGCAAACATCATGTGGGCCGGTATGATGGCACATAACAACTCCTGCGGTGTCGGCCGCAGCCAGGACTGGAACAGCCATAACATTGAGCATGAGCTCTCCGCCCTGTATGACTGCGCTCACGGTGCCGGCCTGGCAGTGACCCTGCCCGCCGTCTTCACCTATGTCATGAATCATGACGTTATGCGCTTTGCCCAGGT is a genomic window containing:
- a CDS encoding iron-containing alcohol dehydrogenase, with translation MNNFTFYSPTCFVFGKDSESQAGALVRRFGGSRVLIHFGGGSALRSGLIDRVEASLEAAGITSFRLGGVKPNPRSGLVYEGIELCRREKIDFILAVGGGSSIDSAKAIAAGTVYDGDFWDFYSGKPITEALPVGTVLTISAAGSEGSPDSVITLENGMYKRGASGDAIRPKFSILNPALTQTLPAFQTAAGITDIMAHLYERYLTNTKEVEVTDRMIEALLLTMIHEGPRVIADPNNYEARANIMWAGMMAHNNSCGVGRSQDWNSHNIEHELSALYDCAHGAGLAVTLPAVFTYVMNHDVMRFAQVAIRVWGCQMDFAHPEVTAKEGIEKLRQFFISIGMPRNFAELGAREEDIPVLVENLCRGDGRPGTISGFVTLNEDDCANIYRLML